From one Lotus japonicus ecotype B-129 chromosome 3, LjGifu_v1.2 genomic stretch:
- the LOC130709537 gene encoding uncharacterized protein LOC130709537: MVVCDWDMCFIFALPGWEGIAHDARVFENALTTASMNFPHPPPGKYYLVDAGYPTPVGYIGPYRSERYHLPDFRRSTGFASNNEVFNYYHSSLRCTIERTFGVWKNRFAMLRCMPSFKFETQVQIVIATMAIHNFIRRKSAIDSSDFMHFEDEDILENDNDNQVGENPSITVASSTEIDFVRNSIRDQIVESMQNH; encoded by the exons ATGGTTGTATGTGATTGGGACATGTGTTTTATTTTTGCATTACCGGGGTGGGAAGGCATTGCACATGATGCTCGTGTATTTGAAAATGCTCTCACAACAGCCTCAATGAATTTCCCACATCCACCTCCAG gaAAATATTATTTGGTGGATGCTGGCTATCCAACACCAGTTGGCTATATTGGTCCATATAGATCTGAACGCTACCACCTTCCAGATTTTAGACGCTCAACTGGATTTGCAAGCAACAATGAAGTGTTCAATTATTATCATTCGAGTTTACGATGCACAATAGAAAGGACTTTTGGGGTATGGAAAAATAGATTTGCAATGTTACGTTGCATGCCTAGTTTTAAATTTGAGACACAAGTACAAATAGTTATTGCGACGATGGCTATTCATAACTTTATTCGAAGGAAATCAGCTATTGATTCTTCTGATTTCATGcactttgaagatgaagatatcCTTGAAAATGACAATGACAATCAAGTTGGTGAGAATCCATCCATAACTGTTGCCTCTTCGAcagaaattgattttgttcgGAATTCAATTAGAGATCAAATTGTAGAGAGCATGCAAAATCATTAG
- the LOC130745412 gene encoding hydroxyproline O-arabinosyltransferase RDN2 gives MARASPLLIIFLVFGSSFATYNLVTMIIRYGSSESVATDDGALFFDPIIEMPDHVKNRKTSKAPFHVALTATDAPYNQWQCRIMYYWYKRQRNSPGSEMGGFTRILHSGKPDNLMDEIPTVVVDPLPAGLDRGYIVLNRPWAFVQWLEKAKIEEEYVLMAEPDHVFVRPLPNLAYGENPAAFPFFYIRPDQNEKIIRKYYPEEKGPVTNIDPIGNSPVIIKTDVIAKIAPTWMNVSLKMKEDPETDKAFGWVLEMYAYAIASALHGVRHILRKDFMLQPPWDLETHNKYIIHYTYGCDYNLKGELTYGKIGEWRFDKRSHLRGPPPRNLPLPPPGVPESVVTLVKMVNEATANIPNWDTP, from the exons ATGGCGCGAGCTTCACCATTACTTATAATATTTTTGGTTTTTGGTTCTTCCTTTGCCACATATAACCTGGTAACGATGATAATCCGCTATGGATCTTCAGAAAGTGTGGCTACTGATGATGGTGCATTATTTTTTGACCCCATTATTGAGATGCCTGACCATGTAAAGAATCGGAAGACGTCTAAAGCACCCTTTCATGTTGCCTTAACAGCAACTGATGCTCCATATAACCAATGGCAATGCCGCATCATGTACTACTGGTATAAAAGACAACGGAATTCACCTGGCTCTGAGATGGGAGGATTCACTAGAATTCTGCATTCTGGAAAACCTGACAACTTGATGGATGAAATTCCTACTGTTGTGGTggatcctcttccagcaggtcTGGACCGG GGATACATTGTTCTGAATAGACCATGGGCCTTTGTTCAATGGCTGGAAAAAGCTAAAATCGAAGAAGA GTATGTTTTAATGGCAGAGCCTGATCACGTATTTGTACGCCCTCTTCCCAATCTGGCTTATGGAGAAAATCCAGCTGCTTTTCCGTTTTTTTACATTAGGCCTGATCAGAATGAAAAAATCATAAGGAAGTATTATCCTGAGGAGAAAGGACCAGTAACAAATATTGATCCGATTGGCAATTCTCCTGTAATTATCAAAACG GATGTGATTGCTAAGATTGCTCCGACATGGATGAATGTTTCTTTGAAGATGAAAGAGGACCCAGAGACCGATAAAGCTTTCGGATGGGTACTAGAAAT GTATGCTTATGCGATAGCATCTGCCCTGCATGGTGTGAGGCATATTCTGCGGAAAGACTTCATGCTACAG CCCCCATGGGATCTCGAAACTCACAATAAGTACATAATTCATTATACTTATGGGTGTGACTACAATCTTAAG GGTGAATTAACTTATGGTAAAATTGGTGAGTGGAGATTTGACAAAAGGTCACATCTACGAGGACCTCCGCCAAGAAACTTGCCCTTACCCCCACCAGGGGTTCCTGAAAGTGTG GTGACTCTTGTAAAGATGGTGAACGAGGCTACTGCTAACATCCCCAATTGGGACACTCcgtaa
- the LOC130745413 gene encoding pentatricopeptide repeat-containing protein At5g38730, giving the protein MVLIENQRQFIDGVCAIIVKGHWGNLLKVNNAPVLSSTTIHQVLLQLSLNGYGPSISFPFFKWVESTPHYTHSLQCSWAMIQILAKYKHFKTAQQMLDKIAHRDFLSSPSVLSSLVRIHDDPEVNSQVLSWLVIHYAKSRMTQDALQVFEQMRLYQLKPHLPACTVLLSSLLKDGTTNVVWKIHKRLVQDGVVLNIYIYNCLIHACSKSRDVERAKQLLNEMEEKGVVPDIFTYNTLISLYCKKGMHYEALSIQDKMEREGINLDIVSYNSLIYGFCKEGRMREATRMFSEIKDATPNHVTYTTLIDGYCKANELDQALKVRELMEAKGLYPGVATYNSILRKLCQDGRIRDANKLLNEMSEKKVQADNITCNTLINAYSKIGDLKSALKFKNKMLESGLKPDPFTYKALIHGFCKMDELESAKELLFGMLDAGFTPSYCSYSWIVDGYCKKDNVDAILALPDEFLSKGLCLDASVYRALIRRLCKIEQIECAEKLFYHMEGNGISGDSVIYTSLAYAYWKSGKTSVASNVLEEMAKRRLIITAKIYSCFSVPDGHGENKVSQMFWDHVVERGLMSRNTMRKIQQMLI; this is encoded by the coding sequence ATGGTTTTGATTGAGAATCAGAGGCAATTTATTGATGGTGTGTGTGCAATTATTGTCAAGGGTCATTGGGGCAATCTCTTGAAGGTGAACAATGCCCCTGTTCTCTCTTCCACTACCATTCACCAAGTGCTTTTGCAGCTCTCACTCAATGGTTATGGCCCCTCTATTTCCTTCCCATTCTTCAAATGGGTTGAATCCACCCCACATTACACTCACTCCTTGCAATGCTCATGGGCCATGATTCAAATACTTGCAAAATATAAGCATTTCAAAACTGCACAACAGATGCTCGACAAAATTGCCCACAGAGATTTTCTCTCATCACCTTCAGTTTTGAGCTCGCTGGTGAGGATTCACGATGACCCGGAAGTTAATTCACAAGTTTTGAGCTGGCTTGTGATACATTATGCAAAGTCAAGGATGACCCAGGATGCCCTCCAAGTTTTTGAGCAGATGAGGTTGTACCAACTCAAGCCTCATTTGCCTGCTTGTACTGTGCTTTTGAGTTCCTTGTTGAAGGATGGGACTACCAACGTGGTGTGGAAGATTCACAAGAGACTGGTTCAAGATGGGGTTGTCCTCAATATCTATATTTACAATTGTTTGATTCATGCTTGTTCCAAATCTAGAGATGTGGAGAGGGCAAAACAGTTACTGAATGAGATGGAGGAAAAGGGTGTGGTTCCTGATATTTTCACATACAATACTTTGATATCATTATATTGCAAAAAAGGTATGCACTATGAGGCTTTATCCATCCAGGACAAAATGGAAAGAGAGGGAATAAATCTTGATATTGTTAGTTACAATTCTCTTATTTATGGATTTTGCAAAGAAGGTAGGATGAGAGAAGCTACGAGGATGTTTAGCGAAATAAAAGATGCCACTCCCAATCATGTGACATATACTACATTGATAGATGGTTACTGTAAAGCAAATGAATTGGATCAAGCTCTGAAAGTACGTGAGCTGATGGAGGCTAAGGGATTGTACCCTGGAGTTGCTACTTATAATTCAATTCTGCGCAAGCTGTGTCAAGATGGCAGGATAAGGGATGCTAACAAACTCTTGAATGAGATGAGTGAAAAAAAAGTTCAAGCTGACAATATCACGTGCAACACGCTGATTAATGCTTACTCCAAGATTGGAGATTTGAAATCTGCTTTGAAATTTAAGAACAAGATGTTAGAATCTGGGCTAAAGCCTGATCCCTTTACATATAAGGCACTGATTCATGGGTTCTGCAAAATGGATGAGCTGGAAAGCGCCAAGGAGCTACTGTTTGGCATGCTTGATGCCGGATTTACCCCCAGTTATTGCTCGTATTCATGGATAGTAGATGGATACTGCAAGAAAGATAATGTGGATGCAATTTTAGCACTTCCAGATGAGTTTCTGAGTAAAGGTCTTTGTCTTGATGCTTCAGTATACAGGGCACTAATTAGAAGGTTATGCAAGATAGAACAGATTGAATGTGCTGAAAAGTTATTCTATCATATGGAGGGAAATGGTATTTCTGGCGACAGTGTTATTTACACTAGTCTCGCCTATGCTTACTGGAAATCAGGCAAAACAAGTGTTGCCTCAAATGTTTTAGAAGAGATGGCTAAGAGGAGGTTGATAATCACAGCGAAAATCTATAGCTGCTTTAGTGTTCCTGATGGTCATGGTGAAAACAAAGTGTCACAGATGTTCTGGGATCATGTGGTGGAAAGGGGTCTGATGTCAAGAAATACAATGAGGAAAATACAGCAGATGCTGATATGA
- the LOC130744562 gene encoding uncharacterized protein LOC130744562 translates to MDRKWMFANCLSNEYEGGVNKFVSFAVQHAEAIDNIICPCLRCYHIRRVNQSELKDHLIINGIDPRYTCWTNHGETSSESNVRYDSRDDDMETDADECDRVEELANMFEDDFRDCPKMFETLKSDAEKPLYNGCSKFTRLSAVLKFFNLKASNGWTDKSFTELLILLKDMLPEDNVLPSKTYEAKQMISSIGMGYERIHACPRDCILFRNEYASLRACPKCHSLRYKKEGSTPAKVLWYFPIIPRFRRMFWSADAKHFTWHATREQDGLLRHPADSPQWKNFDYKNGEFSRETRNLRLALCTNGFNPHSLQSNSHSTWPVILAIYNLPPWLCMKRKYMMLSMLISGPKQPGNDIDIYLAPLIEDLKHLWDIGVEVYDGYREENFTLRAMLFGTINDFPAYSNLSGYSVKGQCACPICEDDTTTMRLEHGQKNVFLGHRRFLPVGHRYRT, encoded by the coding sequence ATGGATCGAAAATGGATGTTTGCGAACTGTTTGTCGAATGAGTACGAGGGTGGAGTCAACAAGTTTGTCAGTTTTGCGGTTCAACATGCCGAGGCCATTGATAATATCATATGCCCTTGCTTACGTTGTTACCATATAAGACGAGTCAATCAATCTGAGCTGAAAGATCATCTAATAATTAATGGAATTGATCCAAGGTACACATGTTGGACAAATCATGGTgagacaagttctgagtctaaTGTGAGATATGATTCACGTGATGATGACATGGAGACTGACGCAGATGAATGTGATCGTGTTGAAGAGCTTGCAAATATGTTTGAGGATGATTTTCGAGATTGCCCTAAAATGTTTGAAACATTGAAAAGTGATGCGGAGAAACCATTGTATAATGGATGTTCTAAATTCACAAGATTGTCAGCTGTCTTGAAGTTCTTTAACTTGAAAGCGAGCAATGGATGGACAGATAAGAGTTTCACTGAATTACTTATTCTTTTGAAAGACATGCTTCCAGAGGACAATGTGCTTCCAAGTAAAACATATGAGGCTAAACAAATGATATCTTCTATTGGCATGGGCTACGAGAGGATACACGCGTGTCCGCGTGATTGTATTTTATTTCGAAATGAATATGCATCACTGAGGGCATGTCCTAAATGTCACTCCTTGCGATACAAGAAAGAAGGGTCAACTCCGGCAAAGGTGTTGTGGTATTTTCCCATAATCCCGAGGTTTAGGCGCATGTTCTGGAGCGCAGATGCAAAACACTTTACATGGCATGCTACAAGGGAACAAGATGGCTTGCTCAGACATCCAGCAGATTCTCCTCAGTGGAAAAATTTTGATTATAAAAATGGGGAGTTTTCCCGAGAGACAAGGAACCTACGACTTGCATTGTGTACCAATGGGTTTAATCCGCATAGCCTTCAAAGTAACAGTCACAGTACATGGCCGGTGATTTTAGCTATCTACAACCTACCTCCATGGTTATGCATGAAGCGCAAATATATGATGTTGTCGATGCTAATTTCAGGGCCCAAACAACCAGGAAATGACATAGACATTTACTTGGCTCCTCTGATTGAAGATTTAAAGCATTTGTGGGACATAGGTGTGGAGGTGTATGATGGGTATAGGGAAGAAAACTTCACATTGAGAGCTATGTTGTTTGGTACGATTAATGATTTTCCGGCATACAGTAATCTATCAGGATATAGCGTTAAAGGACAGTGTGCTTGCCCTATATGTGAGGATGATACAACTACCATGCGATTGGAACATGGTCAGAAAAATGTTTTCCTTGGGCATCGTAGATTTTTGCCTGTAGGACATCGTTATAGGACGTGA